The following proteins come from a genomic window of Acomys russatus chromosome 17, mAcoRus1.1, whole genome shotgun sequence:
- the Mfng gene encoding beta-1,3-N-acetylglucosaminyltransferase manic fringe: MYCRAFRGLAGALFTLLCVGLLSLRYQSSSLRMMLGTLRLNQPNPGPLELQLRDIFIAIKTTWAFHRSRLDLLLDTWVSRTRQQTFVFTDSPDESLQERLGSHLVVTNCSAEHSHPALSCKMAAEFDAFLASGLSWFCHVDDDNYVNPRALLQLLRTFPQDGDVYVGKPSLNRPIHASEVLSKNRTRLVRFWFATGGAGFCINRQLALKMVPWASGSHFMDTSALIRLPDDCTVGYIIECKLRGRLQSSPLFHSHLETLQLLGAAQLLEQVTLSYGVFEGKLNVIKLQGPFSHEEDPSRFRSLHCLLYPDTPWCPLLMAP, translated from the exons ATGTACTGCCGGGCCTTTAGGGGCCTGGCAGGAGCCCTCTTTACCCTCCTGTGCGTGGGGCTCCTGTCTCTAAGATACCAGTCAAGCTCGCTGCGGATGATGCTGGGCACGCTGAGGCTGAACCAACCGAACCCAGGgcccctggagctgcagctgaGGGACATCTTCATTGCAATCAAGACTACCTGGGCTTTCCACCGCTCCCGCCTGGACCTGCTACTTGACACGTGGGTCTCCAGGACCAGGCAACAG aCATTTGTCTTTACTGACAGCCCAGATGAGAGCCTCCAGGAGAGACTAG GCTCCCACCTTGTGGTCACCAACTGTTCCGCCGAACACAGCCATCCTGCTCTGTCCTGCAAGATGGCTGCAGAGTTCGATGCTTTCTTGGCCAGTGGGCTCAG CTGGTTCTGCCATGTGGATGACGACAACTACGTCAACCCCAGGGCGCTGCTACAGCTTCTGAGAACATTCCCGCAGGATGGTGATGTCTACGTGGGCAAGCCCAGCCTGAACCGGCCCATCCACGCCTCTGAGGTGCTATCAAAAAACCGCACG AGGCTGGTGCGGTTCTGGTTCGCCACAGGAGGTGCTGGCTTCTGCATCAATCGCCAACTGGCTTTGAAGATGGTGCCATGGGCCAG CGGCTCCCATTTCATGGACACTTCAGCTCTCATCCGCCTCCCTGATGACTGCACGGTGGGCTACATCATTGAGTGCAAGCTGAGGGGCCGCCTGCAGTCCAGCCCCCTTTTCCACTCACACTTGGAGACCCTGCAGCTCCTGGGGGCTGCCCAGCTTctggagcag GTCACCCTCAGCTATGGTGTATTTGAGGGGAAATTGAATGTTATCAAGCTACAGGGCCCCTTCTCCCATGAAGAGGACCCCTCCAG ATTTCGCTCCCTCCATTGTCTCCTCTACCCGGACACGCCCTGGTGTCCACTGCTGATGGCACCATGA